A part of Macrobrachium nipponense isolate FS-2020 chromosome 26, ASM1510439v2, whole genome shotgun sequence genomic DNA contains:
- the LOC135199610 gene encoding uncharacterized protein LOC135199610 codes for MSEGSLSPQSFEPGSWSTLKKHVDTTLKSWADTRWESRINSVEVVRFQAAKVRDALLEVRASTAEPAIKIEAQALAEEVGSYQFSICTVVWYDILRKVQTVNKLLQSQCMHLDVELLTFSRRLETSLVSYRDTGFADAQTSAKEICEEMNVEAALKQKRLRTTKRQFSYEAPDEPITDALKKMEFSFFNGISERENWNDDDVAKKFSVLINFSDLTSSELEKQEKDLCNTHIWGIILI; via the exons ATGTCGGAGGGCTCCCTGTCCCCGCAGAGCTTCGAACCAGGGTC GTGGTCGACCCTAAAAAAACATGTGGACACAACTTTGAAATCCTGGGCAGACACACGGTGGGAGAGTCGAATCAATAGTGTTGAGGTTGTAAGATTCCAGGCTGCAAAAGTGAGAGATGCTCTTTTAGAGGTGAGAGCAAGCACTGCAGAACCAGCTATTAAAATCGAAGCACAAGCTTTAGCAGAAGAGGTGGGATCATACCAGTTCTCTATTTGTACGGTGGTGTGGTATGATATCCTTAGAAAAGTTCAAACTGTGAATAAACTTCTGCAATCACAATGCATGCATCTGGATGTAGAGCTGTTGACATTCTCAAGAAGGCTAGAAACCTCCCTTGTTAGCTACAGAGACACTGGGTTTGCTGATGCCCAGACATCTGCCAAAGAGATATGTGAGGAGATGAATGTGGAAGCTGCTCTAAAGCAGAAAAGACTCAGAACTACTAAAAGGCAGTTTTCCTATGAGGCCCCTGATGAACCTATTACCGATGCCTTGAAAAAAAtggagttttcatttttcaatggaatctctgagagagagaactggaatgatgatgatgttgcAAAGAAGTTCAGTGTTCTCATAAACTTCTCTGACCTGACATCTAGTGAGCTAGAAAAGCAGGAAAAAGATTTGTGTAACACTCACATCTGGGGGATCATTCTGATTTAA